The genomic window AACCTCAAATTGTATTCAGCGAATGACCCCGTCAAAGTCCAAAATTGGTTTATCGATTTTTACTGCATTTTTTACTTTCCTGCTATTTGTTTCTTGTTCCGACGATAAAGATCAACCAGAAGCGGAAACCGGTAGTATTGAATTCACATTTACACATTACGTTGACAACGAGCCGCTGCAAATTGACACGATGAAATATGTCAATGCAGCAGGGAATCATTACCTGGTGAACGAAATTCAATATTTCATTTCAGATGTAAAATTGCATAATAGCAATGGCAATTATCTTTTAATTGATGACTGGAACACCATCCATTACGTGGACACCGACTTGCCTGAGACCCATACCTGGAAGGTTTACGATCCAATAGCGACGGGTGATTACCAGAAAATTTCCTTTATTTTTGGTATTTCAGAAGAAAAAAATCAAAGCCTGATGTTTGTGAATCCACCTGAGCGGGACATGTTCTGGCCTGAGATTTTGGGCGGGGGCTACCATTATCTTAAACTCAACGGTAAGTGGATGGCTGCCAACCGGCAAGTATTGCCATTTAATTTTCACCTCGGTATTGGCCAGATATACTCTGGTGGAGTCATTGTTCCCGATTCGATCACCGGTTTTATTCAAAACTATTTTGAGGTGGAACTGCCAAACTCAGCCTTCAACATTGCTAAAGGTGAGTCACTGCAATTGGAGATCAGAATGAATGTGGCCAACTGGTTTCAACACCCGCACATCTACAATCATGACGAATGGGGAGGTGACATTATGCAAAACCAGGCAGCCATGAAGATTGGGTGTGAGAATGGTAAACAGGATGTATTTTCGCTAATACTAAAATCTGATCTTGTTATTAATCATAAAACAGATTGAACCGAGGCTTAATTATGAACCATAAACAGAAAAATAGAAAGACTTTTTTCCATTGTTTTCAATTTCAGGATCAACAACTTGTGTCAGGAAGGTTAGCAATGATATTTTTGGCCCTCTTTTTTCTCTTCTCCTGCTCCGAAACGAACAATCCGGAGCCTTACTCTCCGACATCTTACCAAATTGAAATCCCTTATGGTTTTCCAACCAATCTGAATGTTCCTGAAGATAACCCCATGACAGTTGAGGGCATCGAACTTGGAAGAATGTTGTTCTATGATGGCCGTCTGAATGGCCGCACCCATCCAGATTCGCTGATGAGTTGCGCTACGTGCCATAGGCAGGAAAACAGTTTTGAAGTGGGTCTCCCCCGGCCTCATCCTTTCGGGATTACAGGACAAGCCACTCATCACGCCATGTTGCCACTGATTAATCTGGTGTGGAACATGGGAAATTATGGATGGAATGGGAGTGTCGGCTCCATTGAAGCTGATGTAACCGGCGTAATTTATGATCCTTCAGAATTTGACTCAACTCCTGAAAAGGTTGTAAACACAATAAAAAGTATTGACGGCTATCCGGAGCTTTTTCAAAAAGCCTTCGGAACCAACGAAGTAACAGCTGACGGTATCGCAAAAGCGATAGCTCAATTTGTCAGGACATTGATTTCGGCCAACTCGAAATTTGACCGGTACATGCGCGGTGAGTACCAGCTTAGTCCTGAAGAACTACGCGGCTTTGTGCTGTTCACAACCGAGGAGGGCGCTGACTGCTTTCATTGTCATGGCGGGTTTGGCAATCCATTGTTTACAACAAATCTTTTTTACAACAATGGCAAAGACACCGAATTTAATGATCCGTCCGACCGTTACAGCATCACGGGTAACCCTGCTGATAAAGGGGCTTATAAGGCTACAACCCTGCGAAACATCGAACTGACCGGCCCTTATATGCATGATGGCCGTTTTGCAACCCTCGATGAAGTGATTGAATTTTACTCCCACCACGTTCAAAATTCACCCTACATTGACCCGCTCATGCACCATGTAGCCAACGGCGGTATTCAACTTACCCCAAATGAAAAAACCGACCTGATGGCATTTATCAAAGCTCTGAAAGATGAAACGTTTTTGACCAACCCTGATTTTGGTAAACCCGATAATTTGCCGGGACTTTAACAATCAATTCCTCCTCTGCGCAGGCACAATAGTTTACGTACCTTTGCAGCCAAATTTTTGATAAAAAACAACCTCTCCAATGATTACAGTTTCTAACCTGGGTATCCAATTCGGAAAACGGGTATTGTTTCAGGATGTAAATATGAAGTTTACCTCCGGCAACTGCTACGGCATAATAGGCGCCAACGGTGCAGGAAAATCCACCTTCCTGAAAATGCTTACCGGCGAAATTGAAAATACCAGGGGAACTGTAACCTTTGGGCCAAATGAGCGATTGTCAGTACTCCGGCAGAACCACTCCGAATTTAATGATTTCACCGTGCTTAACACTGTACTGATGGGGCATTCAAAGCTTTGGAAAGTGATGAATGAAAAGGATGCTTTGTATGCCAAATTGGACTTTGACGAAAACGATGGCCACAAGGTCTCGGAACTGGAAGAGAAATTTGCCGAAATGGATGGATGGAATGCCGAGAGTGACGCAGCTAATTTACTCAGCGGATTGGGGATTAAAGAACTGCTTCATCACAAATTGTTGAAAGATTTGAGCGGCAAAGAAAAAGTGAAAGTGCTGCTGGCACAGGCACTTTTTGGTAAACCCGACAACCTGCTGCTCGATGAACCTACCAACGACCTTGACCTTGACACCGTTAACTGGCTCGAAAACTATCTGGCCGAGTTCGACAATACAGTGCTGGTTGTTTCCCACGACAGGCACTTTCTCGATTCAATCTGCACCCATATTGTGGATATCGACTTTAACCGCATTCAACAATTCCCCGGTAATTATACTTTTTGGTATGAATCGAGTCAATTGGCACTCAGGCAACAACTGGCACAAAACAAAAAGGCAGAAGACCGTAAAAAAGAATTGCTCGAGTTCATCGCCCGTTTCAGTGCCAACGCTTCAAAATCAAAACAAACGACCAGCCGTAAAAAGATGATCGAGAAGCTGAACATCGAAGAAATCAGACCCTCAACCCGCAAGTATCCCGGTATCATTTTTACCCCTGAGCGCGAACCGGGAAATAATATTCTCGAAGTAAAAGGGCTTACTAAAAGTTTGAATGGCACTTTGCTATTTAAAAACCTGAGTTTTACGCTGCAGAAAGATGATAAAATTGTGTTCCTCTCAAAGGATACCCGCGCCATGACTATCCTGTTTGAAATCCTCAAAGGCCATGTTCAACCCGACAGTGGAACTTTTGAGTGGGGACAAACAATATTGAAAGCTTATCTCCCGCTGGAATACGAACACCTTTTCCAGACAGACATGAGCCTGGCTGACTGGTTAGGGCAATTCTCTACGGATACTTCCGAACTGTACCTCAGGGGTTTTTTGGGGAAAATGTTGTTTTCGGGTGAAGAAATCTACAAGAAAGCAAATGTGCTTTCGGGCGGAGAAAAAGTGCGTTGTATGATTGCACGGATGATGATCCGTAATGCCAACGTGATGCTGCTTGATTCGCCCACAAACCACCTCGACCTTGAATCCATCCAGGCTTTCAACAACACCCTCATTAAATTCAAAGGTAACATCCTGATGTCTTCGCACGATCATGCTTTCATTCAGACAGTCTGCAACCGTGTGATCGAAATCGGCCCAAAAGGAATGATTGATAAGCTGATGAATTATGATGATTACATCAGCAATGACAAACTAAAGGAACAACGGGCTGAATTGTACTTTTAGAAGGAGAATTGGCAGAACTGTGTTTTTGATGAGAAAGAAGGATTCACTTGAATCAGAGATACAACTGGTCCAATAATTTTCAATTTCTAACAAAATACCTTTGAACGAAATTTCCATTTAATCTTGCAGCTTAATTATAAATAATACAACTATGCAAACAATCCTTGGCGCCGGTGGAAATATCGGCAATGAACTGGCAAAATCCCTGACGAAATTTACAACAGACATTCGCCTGGTAAGCCGCAACCCGAAAAAAGTCAACAACACCGATCAAATTATGGCTGCTGACCTCACTGACCCCAATCAGGTTGATAAGGCTGTCGAAGGATCGGAGGTGGTTTATGTAACCATTGCTTTCGATTACAAAGCCAAAATCTGGAAAGAAACATGGCCACCGCTGATGAAAGCCGTAATTCAAAGTTGTAAAAAGCATAAGGCAAAGCTGGTTTTCTTCGACAACATGTATATGTATGATTGCAATCATTTATCAACGATGACCGAAGAAACCCCGGTCAGACCAACAAGCGAAAAAGGCGAAGTCCGTCGGCAGGTGGCGGCGATGGTAATGGATGAGGTTAATAATGGAAATCTTACCGCATTGATTGCCAGGGCGCCCGATTTTATTTCACCCACAAACAGCATACTAACCCAGAGCGTTTATGGAAATCTGAAAAAAGGAAAAAAAGCTGACTGGTTTGCTGATGCAGATAAAATCCATAACTTCATTTACTGGGTGGATGCAGCCAAAGCTACAGCATTACTCGGAAACACCCCGGATGCATATGGCCAGGTGTGGCATTTGCCATCAATCAAAGACAAACTTACTGGTAAACAATGGGTTGAACTTGTTGCCAAAGCGCTGAATGACGAACCTAAAATTGCAGTGCTTCCGGTCTGGATGATGAGCATTGTTGGACTATTTATTCCGATCATCAGGGAATTCAGGGAAATGGCTTACCAGTACGATCGGGATTATTATTTCGACAGCAGCAAGTTTGAGAAAAGATTCGGTTACCAGGCTTTTACTGCAGAAGAAGCGATCAGAGAACTCATCCGGTACATGGAGAAAAAGTAAAAAAATCAATTTTACTGCGCTTTTCTTCAGTGAACAGGGGCATAGTGTAAAGCAAAAAAAACAAAAACCCACTGACGGTCAATGCCATTCAGTGGGTTTTTTAGTTGAGGTACCAAGCGGATTCGAACCGCTGTACACGGTTTTGCAGACCGTTGCCTAACCACTCGGCCATGGTACCTTGTGTATTTTCAGGGGTGCAAAAATAAAGTTTTTATCTATTTGGAAGTCACCTTAATCAAATAAACTTGAAATTTTTAAATAAATGAGATCAACAGGCTGTTTTTCGCCAATTCAAAAGCAAGACAGTTTGGGAAGACAACAGGTAGTAGATTCTGATCTTGCCTGAAGTAGCATGAATGAGAGCAGAATTCCATTGAATGTATCACTAAAAAGTGCAGTTGAACTGGATTTGATGAATTTTCGCAACTAAGTTCTATCATGCAGTTTGGTATCATTCAGTAATCACACCTGTAAAAATCAATTGACCCTGAAGTACCAGCTCAAGGTGAACCAAAGCACTTGGTTAATACCATTATAAGTAATATCCGACATGCGAAAATCAGGTCCGATTTCAACCTTGTTTTGTTTATCAACTTCATAGCCTATCAGCGCCACCAGTCTTATTTCAAGGCCGGTTTCATTGTTTTCGAATTCACCAAGATATTCGTTGCTTGCTTTAAAGTAAAACTCTTTGGGGTCAACATTATCGCCCGAAAGTGGTTTTTCGGCTGTAATCCGGTAACGGGCACGGATTTCCCAGTTGCCATCCGGATCTAAGGTCTGGTCTGAAGCAAACCGATGTCCCAACCGGAATGCATCTAAATTATTGACGATCGAATATTGTTGAATAAACCTGTGGAAGATTTGGTCTTCGCGGCTCCGGTAAAGATATCCTCCAGTGAGGGAATGATTTAAATGGGTTTTGAGGGACAAATATACCGCGGCATCAACAACCTGAATCTTGTAATCAAATTTACCTTCTCCGTTGCCCGGATTATCATACAAAAGATTTCGTGATTCTATATTTCCGGTCAACTTAAGATCACCGGATATCTTCGCTGATACATTGATTTTTGGGAGAATTCCTGCTCTGAACCGATCCTGTACAAAACCATTCAAACCATAAATCATGAAGATCATAAGCATGAGCCATCTGTACATCTTAACCCTTTCTCCCATCTTTTAAAACTCCATATTGTTCATGTTCCGCAGGTCGATTTCAAGCATTTTTTCCAGACCACCACTGTCGGAAAACAAAAGTTCAAATGCAGCAAAATGATGTTCAGTGCGGGTTTCGATCACCAACTCATATTTTTGTTCAAAGGTTTTTGAGGAGCCTCCCGAAACAATCAATTCCGATAGCACCGGTTCAGGAGCTACCCACTGCACCTGGGTTTTAAGCACCTTATAGGTCCCGAATTTTTCGATCAATAAATCGGTAATCTGTTGTTTTATTAAAAAAGTCAGACTGTCGAATTCAATGGTTTTTTCCACGTCGAGCAACATACCAGCCGAATCGAATTCAATACTGAATTTGTAACCGCGGAATTTTGTTTTAGCCTCTAACGTTTTACCATCATGGCTTTCCTCAGCATACCATTTTACTTTAACACCCGGCAGGGTTAAATTGGTAAAATTCAAGGCATTTTCGGGAACCTGCTTTTCTTTGATGCGATACTCGCGCTCAAATTTCACCTGTCCGAAAAGGTCTTCTGAAAGAAGTAATACAAAAATCAATAATCCTAAATACGAAACCAGCTTCATAAAATGATTTAAACCTTTTGATTTGTATGTAAACAAAAATAGGATTTAAAAGTTGATCAAGGTATCAAATAGTCCGTAGAGGGGGATTTTGTTACCGCTGAAGGTGTCAAAAGGTTACTTAGTCTTCATGGAATCATCGGTTGAAGACTTGAAAGAAATCTACTGTTACATAGCGACTGAACCTGTTCGTTTCGCATCCATAACTGTCAGCAAAGTATACAACAGAGCTCAAATATTGGCTTTTAATCCGTAATTACTTCTAAGCCCCCACCGCCTTCAGCGCTTCGTAAACCAAAAATGCCGGCCAGACCAGCGCTTTGAGAAATCCGAGCACTCCCATCCAAAAAGAAGTTGCTGTTGAAATGAAATAAATGGCTGCGCCGATTAATCCCAGCCCGTAAACTGCACTGGCCGAGCCGCTTCCGTGATCCTGAGTTTTCATAATTTTCTGCTTTAAAGTTGATTGTTAATGGTTAACTAATTTGTCCAATGATCACTACGTAGTTTTTCCCCCATTTTTTGGAACATTTGGGGCAGGTGGTGTACCAGGTGTAGGTTTTCTTCAGGTCGTGGCCCCTCCCTTTTACATAGGCAGCGAAATCCTTCATCCATTTCCCGGTATCTTTAAATGGTCCTTCGTAAACTTTGCTGAGAAATTTCCCTGAGAGATTTAAATTCTCAGCATTTTTCACTTCCCGGTCAACGGCGAGGTAAAGATCCATGTTCCACATCGAAGTGTGGTCGGAAAGGCAGAGCCAGTCAGGCATTTTGGCGCCAGCGGCATCCACTTTGGCGTTCAGCCGTTTCATGGCAGCGCCAAAATTCACCGGCATGTAAAACAGGGTGAAAACCTTGTCTTTAATAAACTGTTTATTGTTCCATTCGAAAAGCTTGTCATCCCAGGGAGCCGGATCGAACTGCGGGCAACATTCCGGAGTTTCATCTTTTTGTGTCATAGCTTAATTTTTTAAAGGTTAATGGTTAAGAAGAAATTTTAGGTCAGTTGACCTTTTTCAGGCCTCAAAATTACACTTTTCAGAATTCAATCTTGTAAGAAATTTGAGGGAAAAGCAATCTTTCCTTATCCTCCTCAATCTGATTGGTTTTCAGGTTGTATTTGTATCCGTAAAACTCGTCACTTCCGATAATATTGACCAATTGCACCGACCAGATACTTGCAAATTTCGGCTTGTTTTTGCGGTAATTGAATCCAAGATGGAGGTGGAAGTTATCCGGTTTTTGGTCGGAAAATGCCTGCCTTTCGTCGTAAATGATATCTCTGGCCTGGTGTGATGCAGCTTCATCCACCGGACTAATTTTATCGCCGCCCATCATCACGAACCTGCCATTGAGACTCAACTGATTTTTATTCATTTTCCCTACATTCCATTCTTTTCCGGCCAGCAGGTTCAGCACATAGCCTTTGTTAAACCGCGAATCCCTGCGGATGCCATCTCCGCCTTCGTATGTTGACTGAAACAGCGAGCCGGTAACCAGGTAATAAAAGCCACGACGCATAAATTGTTCCAGCGTCAGGTCAATCCCGAAATTATCCCCTTTTCCGTTGTTGATGAGCATTTCATCAATGAACCAGTCCATTTCGAGGTTGATCATCGAAAATGAAGAACTGTCAATGACCGGTATGTTGTACAATTGCTGATAGTAGGGTTCAGCCGTGAAATGGGTAAATTCGTTGATGTTCCATTTGTAGGCAAACACCAGGTGATTCGCACGGCCGGGTTTCAGGTCGTTGTTTGGAAACATAGTTATACCTTCATCTTCACGGGTAATAAAATAGACCTGAAGCATTTCCATCATGCTGTGATTGCTGATGCCCAGACCAATGGAATGTTGGGGTAAAAACTGGTAATTCAGGCCAATCCTCGGTTCAAAGGTGAGCGATCCGTTCAGGGTAAAGTGCTGGAGATAGGCGCCTGCGTTCAAGGTCAGTTGGTTGCTGAAGGCATAATTTGATTGCGCATAACCCTGTAACAGGTAACTATTTCCATCGCTTTTGGAGATTTGCTGTAATGGAGCTCCCAGTGTTTCTGCTTCCCGGATATCCACCCGGTAAAAGAGATTGCTTACTGTAACGCCGCTTCGCAACGTGTGTTTGGCACTCAGCTTTTTGTTGACATAAGTTGAAAAGGCAATTTTAACCTGATCATTGACAATGTATTGGTCTTGCTGCAGGACATTATTTCCATCCAACTGATCCTGAATCCATTCAAGACCGTTTCCTGTAACCGAAAGTGAACTGTTGATGTAGGCCGAGTTACCCAAAACTTTCCGGTAATTCAGGCCGGTTGCTCCCATATATTGCCGGTTTAAAAGTTCCTGTAAATCCTGGGCATACTGCCTGTCGTCCGGATCATTGGGTTCAAGTCCTGAAATATCCCATGCGCCGATTCCCCACCATGAGAGGACGCCGCCTTTTTTAAGAGGAAAATTCAGCTTGAACGACAAATCCTGGAAGCGGTTGCCTGCAGCGTCATCAGGGAGCAATGGGGCAATGAAAACGAAAGTGGAGAAGCGATAATTGAACAGATAGGAAGACTGCGAAACTTTTGAAAAAGGCCCTTCAGAAGCGATGTCAATACCAAGGGTCCCCAGTTGAACAGCATGTTCGTATTTTTCATTGTTACCGGTTCTCATCCTGATATCGAAAACCCCCGAAAGACCATTGCCATATTCTGCCGGCCAGGCGCCGGTGTAGAAGTCCGAGTTGGCCAACAGTTGCGCACTTAAAGCAGTAAACGCCCCACCCCCAAATGAAATGACATTGGCATAGTGATTAGGATTGGCAATTTGCACTCCTTCCATCTGCCACAAAATTCCTTTGGAGGCATTTCCCCTGACGATGATGGCGTTGCCATTCAACCCGCCGGCTACTCCTGCAAACGACTGCACAAGTTGGGCCGGGTCATCCACGCTGCCGGCATACCGGCGCGCTTCTTCAACACTGATTTGCCGCGCACTTACCGTAGCCATCGAATTCAGTGGCTTGTCTTTGTCCTGTCCGGCTACAATTTCCACAACATCCATCTGCTGTATGGATTCCTTCAAACCGGCATTGATAATCACTTCTTTCGCCGACCCTACAACAATCTCCCGCAACCAAAGCGGCTCATAACCGACGAATCGCACCACTATGTCATAACGCCCAACCGGAACTTTCTCAATCTGGAAATATCCGTCCTGATCAGTGGAAGACCCGATCAGCGGGTCTGTGCCATTCAGAACTACGGTAGCTCCCGGCAGTGAAATTCCGGACTCGCTGTCAACCACCCGACCTTTCACAGTTTGATGTAATTGCTGCGCTGTGCTGATCCCATGAATTGAAATAAGGATCAGTAAAAACCAAAACTTCTTTTTAAACATGTCCATTTTTTTACGTTAATTTGAAGCTGCAAAATTGCGATTGCGGCCAGGATGCTGCAATACTGAAAAATCAGTATTTTATGAATGAACGTTTAGCCAAAGCTCTAAAAAAGTACGATCAAATATTTAAGGCTCAGCATTTTGATGAGTCGGAACTGGATTATTCTATCATGGAGCAGCAGGCGCCGTTTTTTGACATGCTCGACAAGATTGACAACAGCATCATCACCGTATTTGATCTCTTTAAACGCAAGCATATTTATATTTCGCCGAAGTTTGAAACTTTTTTGGGTTACAGTGTTTCCACTGCCCACGAAACCGGAACTGATTACTTCAACCAAATGATCCATCCCGAGGATTTTATCTTGCTCACCGAAGCAGGTGTTTACTTCATGGAAATGGGGTTAAACTTACCGGCAGAAAAAATCAGGGAGTATAAGCTCATTACTTCATTCAGAATGAAAAAGGCTGATGGCGCTTTAATCCGTGTCCTCGAGCAGCAAAGCCTGCTGGAGTTTGATAAACGGGGAAATTTTTGGCTAGCGCTGAGTGTTTTGGATTTTTCGCCTGAACAGGATTTGGAATCACCGGCACAATCGCGGCTATTGAACTTTAAAACCGGCGAGTTGTATCATTTCCCTCCGAAAAATTTCATTGCAAACGACGAACTGCTCACCAACAGGGAAAAAGAGGTACTCGCATTGCTCTCGAAGGGATTTATCAGCAAGCAGATTGCCGACAAACTTTTCATCAGCGTAAACACCGTAAATACCCACCGTCAGCGAATCATCGAAAAGCTTGATGTAGCCAACACTGCCGAGGCCATCAATTACAGTCTGAAAATAGGATTGATTTAAGCTAATAAATGGCAGGACTGATTTCCCGCATAATTGATGAAATTTGCCATTTTGTTGTTGTTGTTTTTTAATGTGTGTGATTCAGCGGCAATTCACACCAGAATGTTTCTGAAAAAATGAAACAATCAAGGAACTGATTCACCGGGTGGTTGTTTTAGGAAAATTTATTAATTTTGAAATCATTAATTATCGGTGAAAATGAAGAAATTACAATTGATTGTCCTCTTTTTTTGGTTTATTGCAACCAATGGTTTCAGCCAGGAATTTTATAACATCAATGTGATCAATACCATCGAAATCGAGTTTGAAGAAGAAAACTGGAACCAGATTTTGCACCAGCTTGTTGCCAATGGTCTTGAAGAACGATTGGTGGGATTGGCAATCATCAATGGCGTAAGTTACGACAGTGTGGGGGTGCGTTACAAAGGCAACAGCTCTTACAGTCCTAACAGGGTTAAAAATCCCCTCAACATCAAACTGGATTACATCATTGATGACCAAAAACTTGATGGTTATGGCACCCTGAAACTGTCCAACGGATTCAAAGATCCCAGTCTGGTGCGCGAAACACTGGGCTATGAAATTGTCCGAAAGTACCTGCCTGCCAGCCTTTCCAATTATGCCAATGTGTACATCAACGGTTTACATTTAGGGCTTTATACCAGCAACCAGGATGTGGATAACTTCTTCATGCATACGCACCTTGGTGTGAGCGACAAAGCACGGATAAAAGGCGAGATGTCTGGGCCTAACCAGGGTGTATGGAAATACCTTGGTGCTGATTCGGCAATTTATGCTACTCAGTATCAACTCGAATCGGATTATGGCTGGTTAAAGCTGGTGAATTTCATTGACACGCTGAATAACCATAACGAGCATGTGGAAAATTTGCTGAACGTGGATCGTTTGCTGTGGATGCTGGCTTACGATATTTTGTTGGTTAATCTTGACGCGCCTGTTAACATGCCCCAGAACTATTATCTTTTTGAAGATTTGGCCGGCAGATTCAATATCATTCCCTGGGATTTGAACGAAACCTTTGGCGTATTTGCCAGTGTTGCCGGTGGCCAGCCCCTTAATCTTTACCAGCTGCAGACGCTTGACCCTTTTTTCAATATCAACAACATCAATTACCCAATCATCAACAAAATCCTGAATAATCAGCGGTACAAAAGAAGTTACATTGCCCACATGAAGACGATTCTTGAAGAGCTGTTTGCAAGCGGCTGGTATCTCCAACGGGCATTGGAAATTCAGGCCATCATTGATCAGGCGGTTCAAAACGATCCAAACAAATTATACACCTACGAACAATTTCTGAACAACATTCACAATACTGTGGGAGGAGGTCCGCCGCCCAACCAGATGCCTGTTCCGGGGATTACCCAGGTTATGGAAACACGTATTCAATTCCTGAACAACCATCAATGGTTTCAGGCCATCGCTCCTGAGATCACAAATATTGAATATTCACCCGAACTTATCAATGCCGGCGATGAAATTTGGATAAAGGCACAGGTAGAAAGTGCTACCCTTGTGGAACTGGCTTACCGATCTGAAAATAGCCCGGTTTTTCAAAGGGCGCCAATGTTTGATGATGGCAACCACAATGACGGGCTTGCAGGCGACGGTATTTTCGGAGTTTCGGTAATTGCTGGATATACTGAAATTATCTATTTTATTTTCGCCGAAAACAGCGTGGCAGCCTCTTTTTCTCCAGAACGCGCAGAATATGAATTCTATAAAATCCCTGTTTTAAGTGGCTTGGTGATTAATGAGTTTATGGCCGATAATGTTTCAATTGTAACTGACCAGGATGGAGATTATGATGACTGGATTGAGCTATTTAACAACGGCACAGAAACCCTTAACCTTGAGGGCTATTTTCTAAGCGACAAATTGGATCAACCAGACAAATGGGCATTTCCGGATACAACCATCTCACCCGGAGGATTCCTCATCGTTTGGGCCGACGAGGATTTAGAACAAGTCGGGCTTCATGCTGATTTTAAACTTTCAAAATCAGGAGAAAGCATACTCTTGTCAAATCCAGAACTCGAAGCGGTGGATGTGCTCACTTTTGGCCAGCAGCAAACCGATATCTCGACGGGAAGATTCCCGAACGGAACCGGAGAATTCATTTTAATGATCCCAACTTTTGGTGTAGAGAATGTTGATATTCTGACCAATGGTGATGAGCCGGATATTAGCAGTCATCTTTCAATGGAAGTCTTTCCAAACCCTTTCGGCAATAGCCTGAGTATTACATTTGATATTGATCAGAATGCCCAAATAAGTTTGGTAATGATGAATCTCTTCGGGCAGTCAAAAATGATCATTAATAACCTCAGCCTGCCTTCCGGTACTCACAAGTACCAAATCGAAACCACGACTCTTCCTCCTGGTTTATGGATTGTCAGGTTGGCCGCCAATGGTCGCATAAATGATGATATTATGGTTAAAGCCATAAGATATCAAACACCGTGAAATCTGCAAAAAGAATAATAAGATTCGATGAATGGCATATCATTTTATTGTCGATTTTTACTGTACCGGCAGATCATCAAATTTTGTCAACCGTTTCGTCGAAATAATAAATGTCTTGATCGAAATACACCATTTTTGATGGAATAAACGTTTTTTCAGACAACCTCTAAAGCAATTCAAAATGAAAACAAATGTTGCATTGATCGCTTTCTGCATTTTTCTCGTTTTTCTTGCAGGGTGTATTCCCTCCATTCACCCACTCTATCATGAGGAAGATATCGTCTTTAAACCCGAACTGCTTGGCTCGTGGCAACAGGACGATGCAAAATGGGTATTTGAGCAAAGTGGTGAAGATGGCTACTTGCTAAAGTTTTATGAAGACAACAATTTGATCAATGAAAACCA from Bacteroidales bacterium includes these protein-coding regions:
- a CDS encoding cytochrome-c peroxidase, with amino-acid sequence MIFLALFFLFSCSETNNPEPYSPTSYQIEIPYGFPTNLNVPEDNPMTVEGIELGRMLFYDGRLNGRTHPDSLMSCATCHRQENSFEVGLPRPHPFGITGQATHHAMLPLINLVWNMGNYGWNGSVGSIEADVTGVIYDPSEFDSTPEKVVNTIKSIDGYPELFQKAFGTNEVTADGIAKAIAQFVRTLISANSKFDRYMRGEYQLSPEELRGFVLFTTEEGADCFHCHGGFGNPLFTTNLFYNNGKDTEFNDPSDRYSITGNPADKGAYKATTLRNIELTGPYMHDGRFATLDEVIEFYSHHVQNSPYIDPLMHHVANGGIQLTPNEKTDLMAFIKALKDETFLTNPDFGKPDNLPGL
- a CDS encoding ATP-binding cassette domain-containing protein, with the translated sequence MITVSNLGIQFGKRVLFQDVNMKFTSGNCYGIIGANGAGKSTFLKMLTGEIENTRGTVTFGPNERLSVLRQNHSEFNDFTVLNTVLMGHSKLWKVMNEKDALYAKLDFDENDGHKVSELEEKFAEMDGWNAESDAANLLSGLGIKELLHHKLLKDLSGKEKVKVLLAQALFGKPDNLLLDEPTNDLDLDTVNWLENYLAEFDNTVLVVSHDRHFLDSICTHIVDIDFNRIQQFPGNYTFWYESSQLALRQQLAQNKKAEDRKKELLEFIARFSANASKSKQTTSRKKMIEKLNIEEIRPSTRKYPGIIFTPEREPGNNILEVKGLTKSLNGTLLFKNLSFTLQKDDKIVFLSKDTRAMTILFEILKGHVQPDSGTFEWGQTILKAYLPLEYEHLFQTDMSLADWLGQFSTDTSELYLRGFLGKMLFSGEEIYKKANVLSGGEKVRCMIARMMIRNANVMLLDSPTNHLDLESIQAFNNTLIKFKGNILMSSHDHAFIQTVCNRVIEIGPKGMIDKLMNYDDYISNDKLKEQRAELYF
- a CDS encoding NAD-dependent epimerase/dehydratase family protein; translation: MQTILGAGGNIGNELAKSLTKFTTDIRLVSRNPKKVNNTDQIMAADLTDPNQVDKAVEGSEVVYVTIAFDYKAKIWKETWPPLMKAVIQSCKKHKAKLVFFDNMYMYDCNHLSTMTEETPVRPTSEKGEVRRQVAAMVMDEVNNGNLTALIARAPDFISPTNSILTQSVYGNLKKGKKADWFADADKIHNFIYWVDAAKATALLGNTPDAYGQVWHLPSIKDKLTGKQWVELVAKALNDEPKIAVLPVWMMSIVGLFIPIIREFREMAYQYDRDYYFDSSKFEKRFGYQAFTAEEAIRELIRYMEKK
- a CDS encoding DUF2490 domain-containing protein, which gives rise to MGERVKMYRWLMLMIFMIYGLNGFVQDRFRAGILPKINVSAKISGDLKLTGNIESRNLLYDNPGNGEGKFDYKIQVVDAAVYLSLKTHLNHSLTGGYLYRSREDQIFHRFIQQYSIVNNLDAFRLGHRFASDQTLDPDGNWEIRARYRITAEKPLSGDNVDPKEFYFKASNEYLGEFENNETGLEIRLVALIGYEVDKQNKVEIGPDFRMSDITYNGINQVLWFTLSWYFRVN